In Zhaonella formicivorans, one DNA window encodes the following:
- a CDS encoding phenylacetate--CoA ligase family protein, whose protein sequence is MIWDKEMETIKREELQKIQLERLQQTVARVYAKVPFYRQAFDKAGVRPEDIKALEDVRRLPFTTKDNLRDNYPFGMFAVPKQELVRIHASSGTTGKPTVVGYTRNDLEVWSDLVARIVALAGGTAEDVAQVAFGYGLFTGAFGLHYGLEKIGATVVPASTGNTEKQIMLMQDFGTTILVSTPSYALYMAEVAEQMGINTSRLPLRLGLFGSEASTEEMRREIERRWNIIATDNYGLSEIIGPGVSGECHLKQGMHIAEDHFLVEVIDPQTGEPLPYGEVGELVFTTLTKEALPLIRYRTKDLSVLNPEPCACGRTTVRMEKIKGRTDDMLIIKGVNVFPSQIESVLMEMEGVAPHYQLVVTKKGYLDELEIKVEVKDEWFTGRFKELEALEHSITQKLQSVLSLNAKVRLVEPRSLTRFEGKAKRVLDLRNNC, encoded by the coding sequence ATGATCTGGGATAAAGAAATGGAAACTATAAAGCGTGAAGAACTGCAGAAGATCCAGTTAGAGCGGTTGCAGCAAACTGTGGCAAGGGTCTATGCCAAAGTTCCATTTTACCGTCAGGCTTTTGATAAGGCAGGGGTGCGTCCCGAGGATATAAAAGCCCTGGAGGATGTCAGGCGGCTTCCTTTCACCACCAAAGACAACCTGCGGGATAACTACCCCTTTGGCATGTTTGCAGTGCCCAAGCAGGAACTGGTCAGGATCCATGCTTCTTCCGGCACTACCGGAAAGCCAACGGTAGTAGGTTACACCAGAAATGACCTGGAAGTCTGGTCCGACTTGGTGGCCCGTATTGTAGCCCTGGCGGGAGGTACGGCGGAGGATGTGGCTCAGGTGGCTTTCGGTTACGGTCTCTTTACGGGGGCTTTCGGATTGCACTATGGTTTGGAAAAAATCGGCGCTACCGTGGTACCTGCTTCCACCGGCAATACGGAAAAACAGATTATGCTGATGCAGGATTTTGGCACTACTATTTTAGTAAGTACTCCCTCCTACGCCCTCTACATGGCGGAAGTGGCTGAGCAAATGGGGATTAACACTTCAAGGCTCCCTTTGCGTCTCGGCCTTTTTGGCTCCGAGGCCAGCACTGAAGAGATGCGGCGAGAGATAGAACGTCGTTGGAACATCATTGCCACTGACAATTACGGCTTAAGTGAAATTATCGGACCAGGGGTATCGGGCGAATGCCATTTAAAACAGGGGATGCACATCGCCGAAGACCATTTCCTGGTAGAAGTTATTGACCCCCAAACCGGGGAGCCTTTGCCCTATGGTGAGGTAGGTGAGCTGGTCTTTACCACCCTCACCAAGGAAGCTTTGCCGCTGATTCGCTACCGGACCAAGGACCTTTCTGTTCTCAATCCTGAACCATGCGCTTGCGGACGTACAACGGTGCGGATGGAAAAGATCAAAGGGCGGACTGATGATATGCTGATCATCAAGGGGGTAAATGTGTTCCCCTCCCAAATTGAAAGCGTCTTGATGGAAATGGAAGGGGTTGCTCCCCACTACCAGTTGGTTGTGACTAAGAAGGGTTACCTGGATGAATTGGAAATTAAAGTGGAAGTTAAGGACGAATGGTTTACCGGTCGGTTTAAAGAGCTGGAAGCTTTAGAACATAGTATTACCCAAAAGCTGCAAAGTGTGTTATCATTGAATGCAAAGGTGCGTTTAGTTGAACCTCGTTCTTTGACCCGTTTCGAAGGTAAAGCCAAAAGGGTTTTAGATTTGCGCAACAATTGCTAG
- the iorA gene encoding indolepyruvate ferredoxin oxidoreductase subunit alpha, whose translation MKKLLTGNEAIARGAFEAGVTVAAAYPGTPSTEILENIAGYPEIYAEWSPNEKVALEVGIGASIAGARVLVAMKHVGVNVAADPLLTLAYTGVNGGLVLVSADDPGMHSSQNEQDNRYYAKFAQIPLLEPSDSQEAKEMLIEAYRLSEQFDTPVLFRTTTRVAHSQSLVELGEREEVPLKEYVKNAQKYVMLPAHGRMRHPIVEERREKLALYNETSAFNRIERGSSKIGIITSGIAYQYVKEAVPEASVLKLGMTYPLPKKLISSFVDSVETCYVVEELEPFLEEQLKAWGLKVIGKELFPRVGELSSELVAAKLSLGQSQHEVAASSAAPIPVRPPVLCPGCPHRGVYYVINKLRLKVAGDIGCYTLGATPPLSSMDTCICMGASISGALGMEKARGKEFARGLVAVIGDSTFMHSGMTGLVDVVYNGGTTTTLILDNSTTAMTGHQDHPATGMTLGKKQFKQIDLEQLVRALGVERVQVVDPYDLKAVEEALKTEVAIEEPSVIIFKRPCVLLKGHAPEGCVTVEQEKCKACGMCRKLGCPALVFKGDKPAVNATLCNGCGLCIQVCRFGAIREVE comes from the coding sequence GTGAAGAAGCTTTTGACAGGAAACGAGGCGATTGCCCGGGGGGCTTTTGAAGCCGGCGTTACAGTGGCGGCAGCTTACCCAGGTACGCCAAGCACAGAGATCTTGGAAAATATAGCAGGGTATCCGGAAATTTATGCCGAGTGGTCACCCAACGAGAAGGTAGCTTTGGAAGTGGGGATTGGCGCCTCCATTGCCGGAGCCAGGGTGCTGGTAGCCATGAAGCATGTGGGCGTCAATGTGGCGGCCGACCCGCTCCTGACTTTGGCCTATACAGGGGTAAACGGCGGCCTGGTTTTAGTTTCTGCCGATGACCCCGGTATGCATAGTTCCCAAAACGAGCAGGATAACCGTTATTATGCCAAATTTGCCCAAATACCCCTTTTAGAGCCCAGCGACAGCCAGGAAGCCAAGGAGATGTTAATCGAGGCTTACCGGTTGAGCGAACAATTCGATACCCCTGTCCTTTTCAGGACTACCACAAGGGTTGCCCATTCTCAGTCCCTGGTGGAGCTGGGGGAAAGAGAAGAAGTACCTCTCAAAGAATATGTGAAAAATGCGCAGAAATATGTGATGCTGCCAGCCCATGGACGGATGCGCCACCCAATCGTGGAAGAACGCAGGGAAAAGCTGGCGCTCTACAATGAGACAAGCGCGTTTAACCGTATTGAAAGGGGCAGTTCAAAAATCGGGATCATCACCAGCGGCATTGCTTACCAGTATGTGAAAGAAGCTGTGCCGGAGGCTTCCGTGCTGAAATTGGGGATGACTTATCCTTTGCCCAAAAAACTGATTAGTAGCTTTGTAGATTCCGTTGAAACTTGTTACGTGGTTGAGGAACTGGAGCCTTTCCTGGAGGAACAACTGAAAGCATGGGGCTTAAAGGTAATCGGCAAAGAGCTTTTTCCCAGGGTCGGAGAACTTAGTTCCGAACTGGTAGCAGCCAAACTCAGCCTAGGACAGTCCCAGCATGAAGTGGCGGCGAGCAGCGCAGCCCCTATTCCTGTCCGACCTCCTGTGCTCTGCCCGGGATGTCCTCACCGCGGTGTTTACTATGTAATCAATAAGCTGAGACTGAAAGTTGCCGGTGATATCGGTTGTTATACGCTTGGGGCTACTCCTCCTTTATCCAGTATGGATACCTGCATCTGTATGGGAGCCAGCATCAGCGGTGCCCTGGGCATGGAGAAGGCCAGGGGTAAGGAGTTTGCCAGGGGATTGGTGGCTGTAATCGGCGACTCTACCTTTATGCATTCCGGCATGACGGGGCTGGTGGATGTGGTATACAACGGAGGGACTACTACTACGCTGATCCTGGATAACAGCACCACCGCCATGACCGGCCATCAGGACCACCCGGCTACTGGTATGACCCTAGGCAAAAAACAGTTTAAGCAGATAGACTTGGAACAGCTGGTTAGGGCATTGGGAGTGGAGCGGGTGCAAGTGGTAGACCCTTACGATTTGAAAGCAGTGGAAGAAGCCCTTAAAACCGAAGTGGCCATTGAGGAACCTTCCGTCATTATCTTTAAGCGGCCCTGCGTGCTCCTGAAAGGCCATGCTCCTGAAGGCTGTGTTACTGTAGAACAAGAAAAATGCAAGGCCTGCGGCATGTGCCGCAAGCTGGGCTGTCCGGCCCTGGTCTTTAAGGGTGATAAGCCGGCGGTGAATGCTACCTTGTGTAACGGCTGCGGCCTGTGCATACAAGTCTGCCGTTTCGGGGCAATCCGGGAGGTGGAGTAA
- a CDS encoding indolepyruvate oxidoreductase subunit beta, translating to MEKTTNILLVGVGGQGTILASKILGHVAQNLGAEVKVSEIHGMSQRGGSVVTQVRFGEKVYSPVIAPGTADVILAFEKLEALRWLPFLKEGGVMIVNNQEIDPMPVIMGAAEYPQDIFRTLESAARTVKVPALAMAEACGSVKSVNVVLLGVLAKSLGLDEEVWLDALIHCVPKKTIEVNKKAFLQGYQFAG from the coding sequence ATGGAGAAGACTACGAACATTCTCCTGGTTGGCGTTGGAGGCCAGGGTACAATTTTGGCCAGTAAAATCCTGGGGCATGTGGCGCAAAACCTGGGGGCGGAAGTTAAAGTCTCGGAAATTCACGGCATGTCCCAACGGGGAGGCAGTGTGGTCACCCAAGTCCGTTTTGGGGAGAAGGTTTATTCCCCTGTCATTGCGCCGGGCACGGCTGATGTAATTTTGGCCTTCGAAAAACTGGAGGCGCTACGCTGGTTGCCCTTTTTAAAAGAAGGCGGGGTAATGATCGTCAATAACCAGGAAATTGACCCGATGCCGGTAATCATGGGCGCCGCCGAATACCCGCAGGATATTTTCCGTACTCTCGAGTCGGCAGCCCGGACTGTGAAGGTTCCTGCCCTGGCTATGGCGGAAGCCTGTGGTTCTGTCAAGAGCGTGAACGTAGTGCTTTTAGGTGTCTTGGCCAAGTCCTTGGGTTTGGATGAAGAGGTATGGCTGGATGCCCTGATTCACTGCGTGCCCAAAAAGACCATCGAGGTAAATAAGAAAGCTTTTCTGCAAGGTTATCAATTTGCAGGTTAG
- a CDS encoding LuxR C-terminal-related transcriptional regulator, with product MWEDGAQMLQAVLDSVDAAILMVDSRLQVVLCNSRFGDFFGLDPSALIGQDKRTAITRDIKWRVQNPEEFEKRLFWLYENPEVTAHDEVEVSIPRRRILQRFSGPVFNKKQQLLGRVEVYTDITQAKSVQEEMEFKNAQLFLLNVAATAVNESLETDNLCKLFLQRVKQATGAQAGILYIKDGKQLKLAAATGTLLNLQKLPKWLPDLPDSRPFYGPEKQGTVPQSLACALQGIFFVGFPALYHQEAWGLCILTWDKMLPKLWLNEALFVNMGIQLGMGIHNAQLLQRARLNALQAGEQISTVDFTLSPREKQVLAGLAAGMSNKEIALNLQISAYTVKNHVRNILEKLNVRSRGQAAAEALRRGFAGTLIPAEEETEE from the coding sequence ATGTGGGAGGATGGGGCCCAAATGCTGCAAGCAGTGCTTGATTCCGTTGATGCGGCCATTCTGATGGTAGACAGCCGTTTACAAGTGGTGCTCTGTAACAGCCGCTTCGGCGATTTTTTCGGTTTGGATCCTTCAGCTTTAATCGGACAGGATAAGCGCACTGCTATCACCCGGGACATCAAATGGCGGGTACAAAACCCTGAGGAGTTTGAAAAGAGGCTGTTTTGGCTTTATGAAAATCCGGAGGTAACTGCCCACGATGAAGTTGAAGTCAGCATTCCCCGCCGGCGCATCCTGCAGCGTTTTAGCGGCCCTGTTTTTAACAAAAAGCAGCAGTTGCTGGGCCGGGTGGAAGTATACACCGATATCACCCAGGCTAAAAGTGTGCAGGAAGAAATGGAATTTAAAAATGCCCAGCTTTTTCTGCTGAACGTAGCAGCCACCGCGGTCAATGAATCCCTGGAAACCGATAACCTATGTAAACTGTTTTTGCAGCGGGTTAAACAAGCTACCGGAGCCCAAGCCGGAATCCTGTACATCAAAGATGGGAAACAGCTTAAACTGGCGGCGGCCACCGGCACTTTGCTCAACCTGCAAAAGCTTCCTAAATGGCTTCCTGACCTGCCTGACTCCCGCCCCTTTTACGGGCCGGAGAAACAGGGAACAGTACCGCAAAGTTTGGCCTGTGCCCTGCAGGGAATTTTTTTCGTCGGCTTCCCCGCATTATACCACCAGGAGGCATGGGGCCTCTGTATTCTGACATGGGATAAAATGCTCCCTAAATTATGGTTAAACGAAGCACTTTTTGTCAATATGGGAATTCAGTTGGGAATGGGTATTCATAACGCCCAACTGCTACAGCGGGCCCGGTTAAACGCTTTGCAGGCAGGGGAGCAAATAAGTACCGTGGATTTCACCCTTTCGCCAAGAGAAAAGCAAGTGCTGGCCGGTTTGGCAGCCGGCATGAGCAATAAGGAAATAGCTTTAAATCTGCAAATCAGCGCATATACGGTTAAAAATCATGTGCGAAACATTCTGGAAAAGCTAAATGTACGCAGCCGGGGGCAGGCGGCAGCAGAAGCCCTTCGCCGGGGATTTGCAGGGACTCTTATTCCTGCAGAAGAAGAAACAGAAGAATAA
- the cynS gene encoding cyanase has protein sequence MNRLEALEILQEARKKQGLTYEQLGVKVGHNAMWIASAFQGQQHVPPEEAIKIVQELGVPKDVAEVLAQHPYKGKTDPVIYRLQEIVDVYGPAIKEVIHEKFGNGIMSAIDFTIDIQKQEDPKGDRVLITMSGKFLPYKIF, from the coding sequence GTGAACCGTTTGGAAGCTTTGGAAATTTTACAGGAGGCAAGAAAAAAGCAAGGGCTTACTTATGAGCAGCTGGGGGTCAAAGTGGGGCACAACGCCATGTGGATAGCCAGCGCTTTCCAGGGGCAGCAGCATGTGCCGCCGGAAGAGGCGATCAAGATTGTGCAGGAGCTGGGAGTCCCTAAAGATGTGGCTGAAGTACTGGCGCAGCATCCCTACAAAGGCAAGACCGACCCAGTGATCTATCGCCTGCAGGAGATTGTAGATGTATACGGGCCGGCAATCAAAGAGGTCATCCATGAAAAATTTGGCAACGGGATCATGAGTGCTATCGATTTCACTATTGATATTCAAAAACAAGAAGATCCTAAAGGGGACAGGGTACTAATCACCATGAGCGGCAAATTCCTGCCTTATAAGATTTTCTAA
- a CDS encoding M20 family metallopeptidase, with translation MQNLSNIIGSIDIEEVVEFLQQLVQSNSVNPPGGELQVAQAVARKLASYGISNQVDTFAEGRANVTGIIRGTGKKGALLFNGHLDTVPPGENPWEYDPFSGTVIDGRMYGRGTVDMKSGLAALVMAACLLKKSGIKLQGDLIVAGTAGEESDSIGAKLLVESGLLQNLQAMVIAEPSSLKLFTAHKGCLWLEITTFGQTAHGAMPEQGANAIRHMNRFLHELEQFDFTCSPHFLLGNPTINVGTISGGIKTNVVPDKCTATIDIRTVPGMDHSRILAQIKDILDRLDSFPGFQTEIKVINERVPVETDAKEAIIKAAGTVKKFLGHTDLKLYGVNYYTDASIFVPATGVPALIMGPGDEKLAHQPNESVDIHEVMEAIKFYIVLAARMLGVED, from the coding sequence TTGCAGAACCTGAGCAACATTATTGGCAGCATAGACATAGAAGAGGTTGTGGAGTTTCTGCAACAACTGGTGCAAAGTAATTCTGTTAATCCTCCTGGAGGGGAATTACAAGTAGCGCAGGCTGTTGCCAGGAAGTTGGCCAGTTACGGTATCAGCAATCAAGTGGATACTTTTGCCGAAGGTAGAGCAAACGTTACGGGGATCATCCGGGGGACCGGCAAAAAAGGGGCCTTACTTTTTAACGGGCATTTGGATACCGTACCCCCGGGAGAAAACCCGTGGGAATATGATCCATTTAGCGGTACTGTAATTGACGGGCGCATGTACGGTAGAGGAACAGTAGATATGAAAAGCGGCTTGGCGGCCTTGGTAATGGCCGCCTGTCTCTTGAAAAAATCCGGTATCAAGCTGCAAGGGGATTTAATCGTGGCCGGTACGGCCGGTGAAGAAAGCGATAGCATCGGCGCCAAGCTGCTGGTGGAAAGCGGACTGTTGCAAAATCTTCAGGCCATGGTGATTGCAGAACCAAGCTCATTAAAGCTTTTCACCGCCCATAAAGGATGCCTGTGGTTGGAAATAACCACTTTCGGCCAAACCGCACACGGCGCCATGCCCGAACAAGGGGCAAACGCTATTCGGCATATGAATCGTTTTTTGCACGAGTTGGAACAATTTGATTTTACCTGTTCTCCCCATTTTCTGCTGGGGAATCCTACAATTAATGTGGGAACTATTTCGGGTGGAATCAAAACCAATGTCGTTCCAGATAAATGCACCGCTACCATCGATATACGAACCGTCCCAGGCATGGATCACAGCCGCATCCTGGCACAAATAAAAGACATCTTGGACAGGTTAGACAGCTTCCCAGGATTTCAAACTGAAATAAAAGTTATCAATGAGCGGGTACCTGTAGAAACTGATGCAAAGGAAGCTATCATCAAGGCTGCCGGTACTGTAAAAAAATTCCTCGGTCATACTGATTTAAAACTTTACGGCGTCAACTACTACACTGACGCCTCAATCTTTGTACCTGCCACAGGAGTTCCAGCACTAATTATGGGACCAGGGGACGAAAAACTGGCGCACCAACCCAACGAATCCGTAGATATTCATGAGGTCATGGAAGCTATTAAGTTCTATATCGTTTTGGCTGCTAGGATGTTAGGTGTGGAAGATTAA
- a CDS encoding amidohydrolase family protein, producing MSSYRTSVGSLPDVLATVKQNRLHDPLHPLASKGRLILQNGFVVDPKNQIEAVQDIAIAGTEIVEVADKIFPEKGDRVINVEGLLVVPGLIDMHLHLGDLFEVSTEPIFGSVADGVTIGLSPGAGNTLMAPSLLGAEVDRGVPMNIGCYIGALNILGTRASVEELIALFRGELEKEVAYEKITRNPITFTTAPLTVGIKDHMGHFIMSDESFDKIYEITSKAGLVFMSHTQDPAHAERVVSLSKGRPVHLGHATAAGCGTHDDPAKSMETIVELLKQPHVSGEFVTTMLRKGRGSREGLFLPKKAQEIAYEALQSGLVDILISDGQNDATMKGFGDTRDNIPALLELVEMGILSLSKSIATMTINPAKLIAERTGQSWWTEKVGHLGVGALANITVIDRDDKLATYTIVNGRIAGFEDRPVREANGAGGWTSKWGIVNRTGVGDLAAFAYEL from the coding sequence ATGAGTTCTTACCGTACATCAGTAGGCTCTTTACCTGATGTTCTAGCCACAGTAAAGCAAAATAGGTTACACGACCCGTTGCACCCTTTAGCATCCAAAGGACGGTTAATTCTGCAAAATGGTTTTGTGGTTGACCCCAAAAACCAGATCGAAGCTGTGCAGGATATTGCCATTGCCGGCACTGAGATAGTTGAAGTAGCAGATAAGATTTTTCCGGAAAAAGGAGACCGAGTTATTAACGTGGAAGGCCTCTTAGTAGTACCGGGGCTCATCGATATGCACCTCCATTTAGGTGACCTCTTTGAGGTAAGCACTGAACCAATCTTCGGTTCGGTGGCAGATGGGGTGACTATAGGTCTTTCCCCGGGAGCAGGCAACACTCTGATGGCTCCTTCCCTCTTAGGGGCTGAAGTTGACCGGGGAGTTCCCATGAATATAGGCTGCTATATTGGAGCCTTAAACATCCTGGGAACTAGAGCCAGCGTGGAGGAGCTAATTGCCCTTTTCCGGGGTGAGTTGGAGAAGGAGGTTGCTTATGAAAAGATCACCCGCAACCCCATCACCTTTACCACCGCTCCCTTGACCGTAGGCATCAAGGACCACATGGGTCACTTTATCATGAGCGATGAAAGCTTTGATAAGATTTACGAGATTACCTCCAAAGCCGGGCTGGTATTCATGTCCCATACCCAAGATCCTGCCCATGCCGAAAGAGTTGTAAGCCTTTCTAAAGGAAGACCGGTACATTTAGGCCATGCCACAGCAGCAGGCTGCGGCACCCATGATGACCCGGCCAAGAGCATGGAAACTATAGTTGAGCTGTTAAAACAGCCTCATGTGAGCGGAGAGTTTGTTACCACTATGCTCCGCAAAGGCAGGGGCAGCAGAGAAGGGTTGTTCTTGCCGAAAAAAGCCCAGGAAATTGCTTATGAGGCTCTACAATCCGGCTTAGTTGATATTTTAATCTCCGATGGGCAAAATGATGCAACCATGAAAGGGTTCGGAGATACCAGGGATAACATACCAGCCCTGCTGGAACTTGTCGAAATGGGAATACTCTCCTTATCCAAGTCTATCGCTACTATGACTATTAATCCCGCAAAGCTCATTGCTGAAAGAACGGGGCAAAGCTGGTGGACAGAGAAAGTTGGACATTTAGGAGTAGGTGCCCTGGCCAACATCACAGTGATTGACAGAGATGACAAGCTGGCTACCTACACAATCGTTAACGGCCGTATCGCCGGCTTTGAAGACAGGCCTGTTCGGGAAGCAAACGGTGCCGGTGGCTGGACCAGCAAATGGGGAATTGTAAACCGTACAGGTGTAGGTGATCTGGCAGCTTTTGCATACGAACTGTAA
- a CDS encoding PucR family transcriptional regulator: MMGITVREALKLQPLTEAEVLAGHGGLDNVIQSVSVMDAPDIKDWLKGNELLITTAYVLKDDPEAIVTLIHDLHARGVAALGIKLKRFIDELPPKALSAANDLNFPLFYIPLHCSWVEIMNPILTAILHEQADLLSKSEHIHRRLTEIVLNGGQVQDVLTALSQFTQGEVAFYQDTILAEEMTDIQDKNSYKAIVQAGSRPYGWLILTEKEQPVNEIAKVAVVHGATVIALLMQREEAKKEVEQRFRNDFITDLIFGHYHERATVLKRGAFYGWDLNLGHIVCLFQSHPAISKQLAENEDKALKAKQNLAKIIAQRFQFSEPQPIIAFVGDYVLVLSAPQNKETSKAQLSRLKNTAHEIIRQAKKQMPEIQFSVGISRYIEDILEIRQGYSQAQQALKLADAAKVENTVTAYDDLGVYRLLLGREQDHEVLAFYQEKFLPLVEFDQLNRSHLVETLEAYFANNQSLTKTSQVLFIHHNTLYYRLTKIEQILDISLQDFEDRLNLLVAMKIAKIVAPKSL, encoded by the coding sequence ATGATGGGAATTACCGTGCGGGAAGCTCTAAAGCTTCAACCCTTAACTGAAGCTGAAGTGCTGGCAGGCCATGGGGGTCTGGACAACGTGATTCAAAGCGTCAGCGTAATGGATGCTCCCGATATTAAAGATTGGTTAAAAGGAAACGAACTACTAATAACTACAGCCTACGTTTTAAAAGACGATCCGGAAGCCATCGTTACCTTAATTCACGACCTTCACGCCCGCGGAGTTGCCGCCCTGGGCATTAAACTAAAACGTTTTATTGATGAACTTCCTCCTAAAGCTCTATCTGCCGCTAATGATTTAAATTTTCCGTTATTCTATATCCCTCTCCATTGTTCCTGGGTAGAAATTATGAACCCTATCTTAACTGCGATCCTGCATGAGCAGGCAGATCTACTATCTAAGTCTGAGCACATTCACCGCCGATTGACTGAGATAGTGCTTAACGGCGGGCAAGTTCAGGATGTGCTTACTGCTTTATCCCAGTTTACCCAAGGGGAGGTAGCTTTCTACCAGGATACGATTTTAGCAGAAGAAATGACAGACATTCAGGATAAAAATTCCTATAAAGCTATAGTGCAAGCCGGTTCTCGGCCTTACGGCTGGCTAATATTAACTGAAAAAGAGCAGCCGGTTAACGAAATAGCCAAAGTGGCTGTCGTTCATGGTGCCACGGTAATTGCCTTACTAATGCAGCGGGAAGAAGCAAAAAAAGAGGTGGAACAACGCTTTCGTAACGACTTCATAACCGACTTAATTTTTGGCCATTATCATGAACGGGCAACAGTACTTAAAAGAGGAGCTTTTTATGGCTGGGATCTGAATCTGGGACATATAGTCTGTCTTTTCCAAAGTCATCCTGCTATCTCTAAACAACTGGCAGAAAATGAGGATAAAGCGCTAAAAGCTAAGCAAAACCTGGCTAAAATCATTGCCCAGCGTTTTCAATTTTCCGAACCGCAACCAATTATTGCTTTCGTTGGCGACTATGTTTTGGTATTGAGTGCTCCACAAAATAAGGAAACAAGCAAAGCTCAATTATCGAGGTTAAAAAACACTGCCCATGAAATAATTCGCCAGGCAAAAAAACAAATGCCAGAAATTCAGTTTTCTGTAGGCATATCCCGCTACATTGAGGACATTTTGGAAATCAGGCAAGGTTACAGCCAGGCACAGCAAGCACTGAAGCTTGCCGATGCAGCAAAAGTTGAGAATACAGTTACGGCCTATGATGATTTAGGGGTCTATCGCCTATTGTTAGGCAGAGAGCAGGACCATGAGGTCCTAGCTTTTTATCAGGAAAAGTTCCTACCCTTGGTAGAATTCGACCAGCTTAACCGCAGCCATCTGGTTGAAACTCTTGAGGCTTATTTCGCTAATAACCAAAGTCTGACTAAAACCAGCCAGGTCCTTTTTATACACCACAATACCCTGTACTATCGTTTAACTAAGATAGAACAGATTTTAGACATTTCCTTGCAGGATTTTGAAGATCGCTTAAATCTTCTGGTAGCCATGAAGATTGCCAAAATAGTGGCTCCAAAGTCTCTATAA
- a CDS encoding RNA polymerase sigma factor, whose protein sequence is MSAPNDQLVLAEALFKAYYRKTCRAITYLIKDPYSVEDVVQQAFLKAFNRLNQLNDFGKFGPWLVSIAINEAKDVLRREKKVLVLDNAEQLGSLKRAEYGGKGILEEIELKSDVNSYLQQLPLKYREVLLLKYYYDLEIKEIAQFLKISQGTVKSRIHRAKEAYRQLVEAWENSVASTDDVVGERGETGCGK, encoded by the coding sequence ATGTCTGCTCCTAACGATCAACTGGTTTTGGCCGAGGCTTTATTTAAAGCCTACTACCGGAAAACCTGCCGGGCCATCACCTATTTAATAAAGGATCCTTATTCAGTGGAAGACGTGGTACAACAAGCTTTCTTAAAGGCGTTTAACCGCTTGAACCAGCTTAACGATTTCGGGAAATTCGGCCCTTGGCTTGTCAGCATTGCCATCAACGAAGCCAAAGATGTCTTGCGCCGGGAAAAGAAAGTCCTGGTGCTGGACAATGCTGAACAGTTGGGCAGTTTAAAGCGCGCTGAATATGGCGGGAAAGGTATTTTGGAAGAAATCGAACTAAAAAGTGATGTCAATTCCTACTTGCAACAGCTGCCGCTGAAGTACCGGGAGGTTTTACTCCTGAAATACTATTACGACCTGGAGATCAAAGAGATTGCCCAGTTCTTGAAAATCAGCCAAGGTACCGTGAAATCCCGCATTCACCGGGCGAAAGAGGCATACCGGCAGCTGGTGGAAGCCTGGGAGAACTCCGTGGCTTCCACAGATGATGTCGTGGGTGAGCGAGGTGAAACCGGATGCGGCAAATAA
- a CDS encoding DUF4367 domain-containing protein, whose protein sequence is MRQITDAELDELIRQALIEEAESIEITPEQIEAGWQKLQARLEAEGFCQKELRRKVLMPWGQVAKIAGLVLLVITVAFNSLPHQAKAVGNRFFISIWQKVTGNSVNVFISGGLPEEAPAKDAPPPPKVFEVAEPEPEKEMSLEEIKQTATFRPFVPAYLPDGYVLKRATYQVIYKESSRVYLEYDGGADVPLRIEQRNILGQMGAGVGFDKDDAEAKQIQINGNPALLIVFKRGHAGLMWMQNSIQIDISGQISAGEIVKIAESMRQ, encoded by the coding sequence ATGCGGCAAATAACCGATGCGGAACTGGATGAATTAATTAGACAGGCTTTAATTGAAGAAGCTGAAAGCATTGAGATAACCCCTGAACAGATCGAGGCCGGCTGGCAAAAGCTGCAAGCCCGCTTGGAAGCGGAAGGTTTTTGCCAAAAGGAACTTAGGCGCAAGGTCCTTATGCCCTGGGGTCAGGTGGCAAAGATTGCCGGCTTGGTGCTGCTGGTTATAACCGTTGCTTTTAATTCCCTACCTCACCAGGCAAAGGCGGTGGGCAACAGGTTTTTTATTTCCATCTGGCAGAAAGTAACCGGCAATTCAGTCAATGTATTTATCTCCGGCGGTCTGCCGGAAGAAGCTCCTGCCAAAGATGCTCCCCCTCCCCCAAAGGTCTTCGAGGTAGCGGAGCCGGAACCGGAAAAGGAAATGAGCCTGGAGGAAATTAAACAAACCGCCACTTTCAGGCCTTTCGTGCCCGCTTATCTGCCTGATGGATATGTGCTCAAGCGGGCCACATACCAGGTAATCTACAAAGAGTCATCCCGGGTTTACCTGGAGTATGACGGGGGGGCTGATGTGCCGCTGCGCATCGAGCAGCGCAATATTTTGGGTCAAATGGGTGCAGGGGTAGGTTTTGATAAAGATGATGCGGAGGCTAAGCAAATTCAGATTAACGGCAACCCTGCCTTGCTTATAGTATTTAAGAGAGGCCATGCCGGTTTAATGTGGATGCAAAACAGCATCCAAATAGATATCTCGGGTCAAATCAGCGCCGGGGAGATTGTAAAGATCGCCGAGTCAATGCGACAATAG